A single genomic interval of Anopheles marshallii chromosome 2, idAnoMarsDA_429_01, whole genome shotgun sequence harbors:
- the LOC128709084 gene encoding uncharacterized protein LOC128709084 produces MSNNRSCPQTPAPRKVPRFPMSAAILETPSIMSSFQQPPKQKNSAANVVEPPAKQFVLSFASNESFRSLNDSITFADNRTFHQPASRQNVNTSQPLNGSFLDCSFTSNYTPSSYLLKGKVPLANSTINSVNTSRHMNTSSANTALGLKSFHRTGASASLNNSFHSCAGNLSYDKRKHPDQAECGPSKYSKPTSTYIPKGSETTNPEVAVSALEAKTSLHIVSGTIEHLQKTIRGKGKIPLLLETVANVISIKPGTRKKEKVILLRHRNQGPVMQGIFYEIDIDLPPLAPGDLVRCVGRIQTMGSRLQILKIGRTTEQYNRAILRLQTVSAFSTKVRR; encoded by the coding sequence ATGTCCAACAATCGTTCATGCCCCCAAACTCCGGCACCACGAAAGGTGCCACGATTTCCCATGTCTGCAGCAATACTTGAAACACCCTCCATTATGAGCTCGTTTCAACAGCcaccaaaacagaaaaatagcGCTGCGAACGTTGTTGAACCACCTGCAAAGCAGTTCGTTTTGTCGTTTGCATCAAACGAATCGTTTCGTTCACTGAATGATAGCATAACATTTGCCGACAACAGAACATTTCATCAGCCTGCTTCCAGACAGAATGTTAACACATCACAACCTCTAAACGGTTCCTTTCTGGATTGCAGCTTTACTTCAAACTACACTCCGTCATCATACTTGCTAAAGGGGAAAGTACCATTGGCTAACTCTACCATCAACAGTGTGAATACAAGCAGACATATGAATACCTCTTCCGCCAACACCGCATTAGGATTGAAAAGCTTTCATCGCACTGGTGCATCGGCCAGTCTGAACAATTCGTTTCACTCCTGCGCTGGTAATTTATCATACGATAAACGAAAGCATCCAGATCAAGCAGAGTGTGGTCCATCGAAGTACAGTAAACCTACATCGACATACATCCCAAAAGGATCCGAAACTACCAACCCAGAAGTTGCTGTTAGTGCACTGGAAGCAAAAACTTCTCTACACATCGTTTCCGGTACGATAGAACACCTTCAGAAGACAATTCGTGGAAAAGGCAAAATTCCGTTGCTACTAGAAACCGTTGCAAACGTGATAAGCATTAAGCCTGGCACAAGGAAGAAGGAGAAAGTTATTCTTTTACGCCATCGCAACCAAGGACCCGTTATGCAGGGTATTTTCTATGAGATTGACATAGATTTGCCTCCTCTAGCGCCGGGTGATTTGGTGCGCTGTGTCGGACGGATTCAGACTATGGGAAGCCGGTTGCAGATACTGAAAATTGGTCGAACAACGGAACAGTACAATCGGGCAATCTTACGATTGCAAACGGTCAGTGCATTCTCCACGAAGGTGAGACGCTAG
- the LOC128709002 gene encoding uncharacterized protein LOC128709002, whose product MSSSLHEMDPANGNGTVGMPAGATHWYGKDMNGTNLQRPRRLSFNGSDMELSDLKGDMSEQRARSDEHKNAIDTKQTLILLAIATTLAVSIKYLLPSFDLASYRSMGTRVAVVADNVWQDFLDRCTRLKPPTFSWNMEYVVQYIANASHTLYAVAFGLLLSSFTWYIIYLDSSIPGVNPPTPFSASKKTYRGGPTSKERRFHLPYVTALLSGVVGFLIVLFINE is encoded by the exons ATGTCTTCTTCGTTACACGAGATGGATCCAGCAAATGGTAACGGAACGGTCGGCATGCCAGCAGGTGCTACGCATTGGTACGGCAAAGATATGAATGGCACAAATCTACAGCGTCCTAGAAGGCTTTCGTTCAACGGATCCGATATGGAGCTGTCCGACCTGAAAGGTGATATGAGTGAACAGAGAGCAAGGTCCGATGAACATAAAAATGCCATCGATACGAAACAAACGCTAATATTGCTCGCCATCGCCACAACGCTTGCAGTTTCCATCAAATATCTACTTCCGTCCTTCGATTTAG CATCATATCGATCGATGGGAACCAGAGTTGCCGTAGTGGCAGACAATGTGTGGCAAGATTTCTTAGACCGCTGCACCCGCTTAAAGCCGCCAACATTCTCGTGGAATATGGAGTATGTTGTACAATACATCGCAAATGCATCCCACACACTGTATGCGGTAGCTTTTGGGCTGCTGCTTTCGTCCTTCACCTGGTACATCATCTATCTGGATAGCAGCATTCCAGGAGTGAATCCACCGACTCCATTCTCCGCTTCCAAGAAAAC CTATCGTGGTGGACCTACCAGTAAGGAACGGCGATTTCACCTACCCTACGTAACGGCGTTGCTGAGTGGAGTGGTTGgatttttaatcgttttattCATCAACGAGTAA
- the LOC128718389 gene encoding uncharacterized protein LOC128718389 produces MVLSLLLLELSILDGTSRMSTAYKHLYSCITFLIFIFVLNFYKNRVQVNRERAAAKLKWVGTLTRPPAYDGIGEEYYFDFAYLDLDDSEQDWQWDRSKQYPGRCLDVEVFFVFSPKRTIRRRAFDGPEGLHYKSTVLGERDKKKDLDPSDTAGSNSSIYMFLSVLVILLLAAGVDIAKHLTGTGGSTAKADAQRRLSLQNYQALIREKQKQFRMMKQHYSQPSMSVQRSIDESAVPFAGTFSRMDESVAPSTTMSLSGKPLPAPLLRRQSVPTLMRGQVMPAGAGGTFSAVPNVAPFGRRTSVDSFWDVDHGGKVIGSTVSNGSPPEVRRRVRMLHRH; encoded by the exons ATGG TGCTGAGTTTACTGCTGCTAGAGCTTTCCATCCTCGATGGAACCAGCAGAATGTCGACCGCATACAAACACCTGTACTCGTGTATAACgtttttgattttcattttcgtgCTTAACTTCTATAAAAATCGTGTCCAAGTGAATCGCGAACGTGCCGCGGCCAAGCTGAAATGGGTCGGAACACTCACCAGACCGCCAGCATACGACGGCATTGGGGAAGAGTATTACTTTGATTTTGCCTACCTTGATTTGGACGATAGTGAGCAGGATTGGCAGTGGGATCGGTCCAAGCAGTACCCGGGCCGGTGTCTCGATGTGGAGGTATTCTTTGTGTTCTCCCCGAAGAGAACCATCCGCCGCAGAGCGTTTGACGGTCCAGAGGGACTGCACTACAAGAGCACGGTGTTGGGCGAgcgggacaaaaaaaaggatctagACCCATCGGACACGGCAGGATCAAATTCGTCCATCTATATGTTTCTTTCGGTATTGGTTATTTTGCTGCTTGCGGCCGGTGTCGATATCGCTAAGCATCTTACCGGAACCGGTGGCAGTACCGCGAAAGCAGACGCCCAACGTCGCCTATCGTTGCAAAACTATCAGGCATTGATAagggaaaagcaaaagcaatttCGTATGATGAAACAACACTACTCGCAACCATCGATGAGTGTTCAGCGGTCAATCGATGAGTCAGCCGTTCCGTTTGCGGGAACTTTTTCACGTATGGACGAAAGTGTCGCACCATCGACAACGATGTCATTATCGGGAAAACCACTTCCGGCACCATTGCTGAGACGGCAATCAGTGCCGACACTTATGCGTGGGCAGGTGATGCCAGCGGGAGCAGGAGGCACATTCTCTGCCGTACCAAATGTAGCACCCTTCGGACGTCGAACATCGGTCGATTCATTCTGGGATGTGGATCACGGCGGAAAAGTGATCGGTTCGACGGTCAGTAACGGATCACCGCCAGAAGTGCGAAGACGTGTCCGGATGCTACATCGTCATTAG